From a single Gimesia fumaroli genomic region:
- a CDS encoding ZIP family metal transporter: MLSVIQWVHLFIILLIAFAGGYFPFVKPGQVRTNGGFPRGEAFSSGVFLALSLTMLLPASFHIFQQQLPEINYPIGSVIAIIAFLGLLAMEHMTMHSIERERIKIQNGRLPARIPLVMTTMIALPSFFLGTSLGMSDNTDATLIFFAIILHKGTAAFALMLTMVRSTLSRSQTVILFTAFALITPLGILFGGFIHNELSLSAAIIKAIVLSLGAGTFLYMGTLHEMKHASLIEHCGKRSCFLAMVAGLIITAFVRFVMGEAHHF, translated from the coding sequence ATGCTTTCAGTAATCCAATGGGTTCATCTCTTCATTATCTTGTTGATTGCTTTTGCCGGGGGGTATTTTCCATTTGTCAAACCGGGACAGGTCCGCACGAATGGGGGCTTCCCGCGAGGGGAAGCGTTTTCTTCCGGCGTTTTTCTTGCGCTTTCATTGACAATGTTACTCCCCGCCTCCTTTCACATTTTTCAACAGCAGCTTCCCGAAATCAATTATCCCATCGGTTCCGTCATTGCCATCATTGCCTTTTTAGGACTGCTTGCGATGGAGCACATGACGATGCATTCCATCGAGAGAGAACGAATCAAGATCCAAAATGGACGGCTGCCTGCACGCATCCCGCTGGTCATGACAACGATGATCGCACTTCCCTCATTCTTTTTAGGCACATCCCTGGGAATGAGTGACAATACCGATGCGACATTAATCTTCTTCGCGATTATTCTCCATAAAGGAACAGCGGCCTTTGCCTTGATGCTCACAATGGTTCGCAGCACGCTCTCTCGATCGCAAACAGTCATTCTATTTACTGCTTTTGCGTTGATCACTCCGCTGGGAATACTTTTTGGTGGATTCATTCACAATGAACTTTCCCTTTCTGCCGCAATAATCAAAGCCATCGTGCTTTCACTGGGAGCCGGCACGTTCCTCTATATGGGTACGCTGCACGAAATGAAACATGCTTCGTTAATTGAACACTGTGGAAAAAGAAGTTGCTTTCTGGCGATGGTTGCCGGCCTGATTATCACAGCTTTCGTGCGCTTCGTGATGGGCGAAGCACATCATTTTTAA